The proteins below come from a single Mytilus edulis chromosome 5, xbMytEdul2.2, whole genome shotgun sequence genomic window:
- the LOC139524551 gene encoding BTB/POZ domain-containing protein KCTD21-like: MFVTHVEINNCNIWREMVMADRVVKLNVGGVLYTTSKSTLTSVPQCYLCQLVTGAIRPLRDERGTIFIDRDGHIFRYVLNYLRSKKLTLPQGYKELAMLKEEAEYYDLCQLVFNVEKVLKSRRRNRNKPRNNKGGPNQRAPSNALSRSLGSDMNSLALCDENGSVIFEDDSSDYFYD; encoded by the exons ATGTTTGTCACTCATGTTGAAATAAACAACTGTAACATCTGGAGAGAAATGGTAATGGCGGATAGGGTTGTAAAACTGAACGTTGGTGGCGTGTTATACACGACCTCCAAATCTACCCTTACTTCGGTACCCCAGTGTTATCTGTGTCAACTGGTGACAGGGGCTATCAGACCACTCAGAGATGAACGGGGAACCATATTTATCGACAGAGACGGGCACATCTTCAG GTACGTCCTTAACTACTTGAGATCCAAGAAACTAACGTTACCACAAGGGTACAAGGAGTTGGCCATGTTGAAGGAAGAAGCAGAATACTACGATTTGTGTCAGCTGGTGTTCAACGTGGAAAAGGTTCTCAAATCTAGACGGAGAAACCGTAACAAGCCTCGGAACAACAAAGGGGGACCGAATCAGAGGGCGCCGTCCAATGCACTTAGTAGAAGTCTCGGATCTGACATGAACTCTCTCGCCCTTTGTGATGAGAATGGGTCGGTCATTTTCGAAGATGATTCTTCGGATTATTTTTATGATTAG
- the LOC139524550 gene encoding G protein pathway suppressor 2-like has protein sequence MPGAVLERPKLTKTMYTALKKHIMKEREKKKQELEQDEQLERMRKEQELRKKKEKEDSLTLEQTKEQLQNMEKKLETLKAEKHELFSQLKKVLHQEDETRKRAQIKEQQNEMLNIQQAYQTHIPVSSHSMLQMQSGRPTLYRPQQPMIPQMQMKRPHSPSPPPTSVYQQYTESKMMQPTAPKQHSPYPHHAQTEYKTSSYPGHTPSSQVTYTSKPSVHAYQQQQQQAAVYTGNKSPGKSYPASQSAFTSYPNHYTHQQQKQIPESYPGYPRMQQPPSGYMGQTHGSLQQQLEHANQKAGFNEENKYKLQQQQQIRGVAPISAQTPQALLHQQIQLQQQQPQQKGSIVTGYSARGQAPPQSTAYQQSQQNYSPQQASQVRMSTQMTGQPMTGQPMTAQPMTGQPMTAQPMTGQPMTAQPMTGQPMTAQPMTGQPMTAQPMGGQHGGRQYF, from the exons aattagAACAGGATGAACAATTGGAAAGAATGAGAAAGGAACAGGAATTAAGGAAGAAAAAGGAAAAGGAAGATAGTTTAACCTTAGAACAGACAAAGGAACAA CTACAAAACATGGAAAAGAAGTTAGAAACTCTGAAAGCAGAAAAACATGAGTTATTTTCACAGCTAAAGAAAGTTTTACATCAGGAGGATGAAACCAGAAAAAGAGCACAGATTAAAGAGCAACAAAA TGAAATGTTGAATATCCAACAAGCTTATCAAACTCACATTCCTGTGTCAAGTCATTCAATGTTACAAATGCAGTCTGGGAGACCAACTCTTTATAGACCACAACAGCCAATGATTCCT CAAATGCAGATGAAGCGACCACACAGTCCATCACCCCCGCCAACTTCAGTGTATCAACAGTACACAGAGTCTAAAATGATGCAACCAACAGCCCCCAAGCAACACAGCCCGTATCCACACCATGCACAGACTGAATATA AGACAAGTTCCTATCCTGGACACACCCCTTCAAGTCAGGTGACATACACCAGTAAACCTTCTGTCCATGCTTACCAACAGCAACAACAACAGGCAGCAGTTTACACTGGAAATAAATCCCCCGGTAAAAGTTACCCAGCATCACAGTCAGCGTTCACATCATATCCTAACCACTACACCCATCAGCAACAGAAACAAATTCCTGAGTCTTACCCTGGATATCCCAGGATGCAACAGCCGCCATCTG GATACATGGGCCAAACACATGGGTCATTACAGCAGCAGTTAGAGCATGCCAATCAGAAAGCTGGTtttaatgaagaaaataaatataaacttcaACAG CAACAACAGATTAGAGGAGTTGCACCAATATCAGCCCAGACCCCCCAGGCACTATTACACCAACAAATACAGTTACAACAGCAGCAACCACAACAAAAG GGCAGCATAGTTACAGGATACTCAGCCAGAGGTCAAGCTCCACCTCAGTCTACTGCTTATCAACAGTCTCAACAG AACTATTCCCCACAACAAGCATCCCAAGTTAGAATGTCTACTCAGATGACAGGTCAACCAATGACAGGTCAGCCAATGACTGCTCAACCAATGACAGGACAGCCAATGACTGCTCAGCCAATGACAGGTCAACCAATGACAGCTCAGCCTATGACTGGTCAACCAATGACAGCACAGCCAATGACTGGACAACCTATGACAGCCCAGCCAATGGGAGGACAGCATGGTGGgagacaatatttttaa